From a single Streptomyces rubradiris genomic region:
- a CDS encoding S26 family signal peptidase: MNLTMAGAVLVALAVSGVVLTRRRYVVVTVVGVSMLPTLAEGDRVLVRRSALARVRTGDLVVSRPPAGERWATLPTWLIKRAVAVPGDPLPGHVALAVPEGPGARVPPGRVVLLGDNPAESLDSRFCGYFREHQIVGIVVRRLTRGD, translated from the coding sequence ATGAACCTCACCATGGCGGGCGCCGTGCTGGTCGCACTGGCGGTCAGCGGGGTGGTTCTGACCCGGCGGCGGTACGTCGTCGTCACCGTCGTCGGCGTCAGCATGCTCCCCACCCTCGCCGAGGGGGACCGGGTGCTGGTCCGCCGTTCCGCGCTCGCCCGGGTACGCACGGGTGATCTCGTGGTGTCCCGCCCTCCGGCCGGCGAGCGCTGGGCAACGCTGCCGACCTGGCTGATCAAGCGTGCGGTGGCGGTACCGGGCGACCCGCTGCCGGGGCATGTCGCCCTCGCTGTACCGGAGGGGCCCGGCGCCCGGGTGCCGCCCGGCCGGGTGGTCCTGCTGGGCGACAATCCCGCCGAAAGCCTGGATTCGCGGTTCTGCGGCTACTTCCGCGAACACCAGATCGTCGGCATCGTCGTCCGGCGCCTGACGCGCGGCGACTGA
- a CDS encoding TlpA family protein disulfide reductase codes for MPYLTAAVLLLALLGLFNLALTFGVVRRLRERPAAPAGEGWDRASGLAVGVPVGAFSAVDTDGRTFTHENLPDGLMVVFVSPDCPACEETLPHVVERAREYGRAHVLAVVIRDGDEPGDIEPYVERLTPVARVAVTDMGGDLTTAFALQGLPAYAEMGADGRIAGTGRILPRRSVRDRDRASAGV; via the coding sequence ATGCCGTACCTGACCGCCGCCGTACTCCTGCTCGCGCTCCTGGGCCTCTTCAACCTGGCTTTGACCTTCGGAGTCGTCCGCCGGCTCCGGGAGCGCCCCGCCGCACCGGCGGGCGAGGGGTGGGACCGGGCCTCGGGACTCGCCGTCGGGGTACCGGTGGGTGCCTTCTCCGCCGTGGACACCGACGGGCGGACCTTCACCCACGAGAACCTGCCCGACGGGCTCATGGTCGTCTTCGTGTCACCGGACTGCCCCGCCTGTGAGGAGACCCTGCCTCATGTGGTGGAGCGGGCCCGCGAGTACGGCCGGGCCCACGTGCTGGCCGTCGTCATCCGGGACGGGGACGAGCCGGGCGACATCGAACCGTATGTGGAACGCCTGACCCCGGTGGCACGCGTGGCGGTCACCGACATGGGCGGCGACCTCACCACGGCCTTCGCCCTCCAGGGTCTGCCCGCGTATGCCGAGATGGGCGCTGACGGCCGGATCGCCGGCACGGGGCGCATCCTGCCGCGCAGGTCGGTGCGTGACCGGGACCGGGCGAGCGCCGGCGTATGA
- a CDS encoding helix-turn-helix domain-containing protein, which produces MSTDSVGKLDPQGVSDAAALVQLLRELKQRSGLTLRELEERARARGELLARSTVSDMLRGIRLPAPGTVAAFVRACGAHETDVDAWLEARQRAEEAASARPSGPAPDPDPDIVAGARRTRSRVTALRLGGLTRRARSWVLVGELTTCLVAVAVWALSAVLGAAPPSPAVPPDVNTAARDSLRGFAEIRPARTPQLCLTEGRDTQGAYLNAVAAQLPCEEARPPHTYLRPVEPSAATTSYFIEWQHPQHGWGCLTVRREGPGKDLLEPWPSRSCDAHRAYQHFRIEPAATTDGRYRLRLEGTQRCVGLRGDSTEKGADAMVEPCGKAADQEFLIRSAA; this is translated from the coding sequence GTGAGCACGGACAGCGTGGGAAAGCTCGACCCGCAGGGAGTGAGTGACGCCGCGGCCCTCGTTCAGCTGCTGCGCGAGCTCAAGCAGCGGTCCGGCCTCACCCTGCGCGAGTTGGAGGAACGGGCCCGCGCGCGGGGAGAGCTCCTGGCGCGCAGCACGGTCAGTGACATGCTCCGGGGCATACGTCTGCCGGCCCCCGGGACCGTGGCAGCGTTCGTCCGGGCCTGTGGTGCGCACGAAACGGACGTCGACGCCTGGCTGGAGGCCAGGCAACGGGCCGAGGAAGCGGCGAGTGCACGGCCGTCCGGGCCCGCCCCCGATCCGGACCCTGACATCGTTGCCGGGGCCCGGCGGACCCGCTCACGGGTGACGGCCCTGAGGCTCGGCGGGCTGACCCGGCGGGCCCGGTCGTGGGTCCTGGTCGGGGAGCTCACGACGTGTCTGGTCGCTGTCGCCGTATGGGCGCTCTCGGCGGTCCTCGGGGCTGCTCCCCCCTCACCGGCCGTCCCGCCTGACGTGAACACGGCGGCCCGGGATTCCCTGCGGGGCTTCGCGGAGATCCGTCCGGCCCGCACTCCCCAGCTGTGTCTCACCGAGGGCCGGGACACCCAGGGCGCATACCTGAATGCCGTCGCGGCACAACTCCCCTGCGAGGAGGCCCGGCCACCGCACACGTACCTACGGCCGGTCGAACCCAGCGCGGCGACGACGTCGTACTTCATCGAGTGGCAGCACCCGCAGCACGGGTGGGGCTGTCTGACCGTGCGACGCGAGGGGCCCGGCAAGGACCTGCTGGAACCGTGGCCGTCGAGGAGTTGCGACGCTCATCGTGCCTATCAGCACTTCCGCATCGAGCCCGCCGCCACGACCGACGGCCGTTACCGCCTGCGCCTGGAGGGCACTCAGCGGTGCGTGGGCCTCCGCGGCGATTCCACCGAGAAGGGGGCCGACGCGATGGTGGAACCCTGTGGCAAGGCAGCGGACCAGGAGTTCCTGATCAGGTCCGCGGCCTGA
- a CDS encoding MauE/DoxX family redox-associated membrane protein, producing MNHLIDTGRIFLGLVFFCSVVGKIRGGAAYTGFRVAMARLVPALRGRTGPVAVLVVGAETAVVGALAVPTTVTAGFALAAVLLAAFTAVLAGALRREETVACHCFGGGGQPVALRHVLRNVGLLCAASAGLVARLVTTGDTAAPRPAVLLFTAGAGVFLALVTVALDELAYLLSRPDPKSAGRARG from the coding sequence GTGAACCATCTGATCGACACCGGCCGGATCTTCCTCGGCCTGGTCTTCTTCTGCTCAGTGGTCGGCAAGATCCGCGGCGGCGCCGCCTACACGGGCTTCAGGGTCGCGATGGCTCGGCTGGTCCCCGCCCTGCGCGGCCGGACCGGACCTGTCGCCGTGCTCGTCGTCGGCGCCGAGACGGCGGTGGTCGGCGCTCTCGCGGTGCCCACGACCGTGACAGCCGGCTTCGCTCTGGCCGCCGTACTGCTGGCGGCGTTCACCGCCGTGCTGGCCGGCGCGCTGCGCCGGGAGGAGACAGTGGCCTGCCACTGCTTCGGCGGCGGCGGACAGCCCGTCGCCCTCCGGCACGTGCTGCGCAACGTGGGTCTCCTGTGCGCGGCCTCGGCCGGTCTGGTGGCCCGGCTCGTGACGACGGGCGACACCGCCGCCCCGCGGCCCGCCGTGCTCCTGTTCACGGCCGGCGCGGGGGTGTTCCTCGCGCTCGTCACCGTCGCCCTGGACGAACTGGCGTATCTGCTGAGCCGGCCGGACCCGAAGAGCGCCGGGAGGGCCCGCGGATGA
- the trxA gene encoding thioredoxin, with amino-acid sequence MTSTVELTKENFDETVSGNEFVLIDFWASWCGPCRSFAPVYEKAAEDNPDLVFGKVDTEAQPELAAAFEIRSIPTLMIVRDQVAVYAQPGALPAPALADLIEQARALDMDEVRKSVAAQQGQAPR; translated from the coding sequence ATGACCAGCACCGTGGAACTGACCAAGGAGAACTTCGACGAGACGGTCTCCGGGAACGAGTTCGTTCTGATCGACTTCTGGGCGTCCTGGTGCGGGCCGTGCCGGTCGTTCGCGCCCGTGTACGAGAAGGCGGCCGAGGACAACCCGGACCTGGTGTTCGGCAAGGTGGACACCGAGGCGCAGCCGGAGCTGGCCGCGGCCTTCGAGATCCGGTCGATCCCGACGCTCATGATCGTCCGCGACCAGGTCGCGGTCTACGCCCAGCCGGGCGCCCTGCCCGCGCCGGCCCTCGCGGACCTGATCGAGCAGGCCCGCGCACTGGACATGGACGAGGTCCGCAAGAGCGTCGCCGCCCAGCAGGGGCAGGCCCCGCGCTAG